Within the Candidatus Rokuibacteriota bacterium genome, the region GACGTCCGTGCTCGTCCTCAAGCGGGTCGGGCCCAAGGGCGCGCCCGGCATGCCCGAGTGGGGGGCCGCGCCCATCCCGCAGAAGCTGCTCAAGAAGGGTATCAAGGACATGGTCAGGATCTCCGACGCCCGCATGAGCGGCACCTCCTACGGGACCGTGGTCCTTCACGTCTCGCCCGAGGCGGAGGTGGGCGGACCGCTGGCGCTGGTGGAGAACGGGGACGAGATCGAGCTCGACGTGCCGAACCGCCGCCTGACGCTACGCGTCCCTGATGACGAGCTGGCGCGCCGCCGGGCGAAGTGGAAGCCGCGCCCTCCGCACTTCACGCGGGGCTACGGCAGGCTCTTCCTCGACCACGTGCTCCAGGCCCACGAGGGAGTGGACTTCGATTTCCTCCGCGGGCAGACGCCGGTGAGATCGGAAGACACAGCGGGCCCGAGCCACTCGTAGCCGCGCTCAGATCCCCGCTGCGGGCCCGAGGAAGCCGCCCGCGCTTCTGAGCCTCCGCCTCGCCTCGGTGGCCGTCACGCGGTGCCGCGCCATCACGACCGCGACCTTGGCGCTCCCGCCTGCCTGATCGAGAAGCTTCCCGGCGCGCACCGCGCTCACGTGACCGAGATCCCGCACGAGCCGCCGGGCGCGGGCGCGGAGCTTGGCCGACTTCGGCTGGAGATCCACCATCCGGTTGCCGTGGACCTTGCCGAGCCGCGTGAAGGCGGCGGTGGTCAGCGTGTTGAGGGTGAGCTTGGTCGCGGTCCCCGCCTTGAGCCTGGTCGAGCCCGCGAGCACTTCCGGCCCGACGCCGAGCGCGATGATGACGCGCGCCGCTGCGCGCGGGGCGGACGGATTGCACGTCACGAGCACGGTGAGGGCGCCGCGCCTGCGGGCCTCGCCGAGCGCCGCGCGGACAAACGGCGTCACGCCGCTCGCGGCGATGCCCACGACCGCGTCGCGACGACGGGCGCGCCCGCGGACCGCGCGGGCTCCCGCGCGGGCGTCGTCCTCGGCGCCCTCCACCGATCGGAATACCGCCCGCCGCCCGCCGGCCATCACCGCCTGGACCTGGCCGGGACGTGTATTAAAGGTAGGGG harbors:
- the murQ gene encoding N-acetylmuramic acid 6-phosphate etherase; the protein is MARIHYDRLPTERPNPRSRALDRLSPVAIARLMNRADREAVKAVGRAAPAIGRAVTAIVARLGRGGRLIFVGAGTSGRLGVIEAAECPPTFNTRPGQVQAVMAGGRRAVFRSVEGAEDDARAGARAVRGRARRRDAVVGIAASGVTPFVRAALGEARRRGALTVLVTCNPSAPRAAARVIIALGVGPEVLAGSTRLKAGTATKLTLNTLTTAAFTRLGKVHGNRMVDLQPKSAKLRARARRLVRDLGHVSAVRAGKLLDQAGGSAKVAVVMARHRVTATEARRRLRSAGGFLGPAAGI